In the genome of Mucisphaera calidilacus, one region contains:
- a CDS encoding efflux RND transporter periplasmic adaptor subunit has translation MFRSRHLIPLILTGILLAAAALFFLPNNVGPADQSPGGDGPALAVPVEVARIQRGSIELRRTFTGSLEARSTMAVAAKISGRVASIEVDLADPVTNGAEVVILDDDEEQQALVQAEAELAVAEAGLTEARDALEIAERKMQRQTLLRERGVASEAQMDTVRAEQLAARSRVAVAEAQRERARATLQTARIRLGYTRVMAAWEAGDDRRVVAQRYVEQGDTVAANTTLLTIVELDPIKAVVFVTERDYARLRPGQHVTISTDSYEDRVFTGKVARVSPVFESSSRQARVELLVPNPGRLLKPGMFVRAETILDAAQDATIVPSGALVRRADRPVLFLLDEQAMRVRMSPVETGIESGGRVQILTSDLSGRVVTLGHQLLDDGSSVTVPADEKPVTPPEDPTGS, from the coding sequence GTGTTCCGATCGAGGCACCTGATTCCGCTGATCCTGACGGGGATCCTTCTTGCCGCAGCAGCACTGTTTTTCCTGCCAAACAATGTCGGACCAGCCGATCAAAGCCCCGGAGGCGATGGGCCGGCGCTCGCTGTCCCGGTTGAAGTCGCGCGGATCCAGCGCGGCAGCATCGAGCTGCGCAGGACGTTTACCGGCAGCCTCGAAGCGCGCAGCACGATGGCCGTCGCGGCGAAGATCAGCGGACGCGTAGCCTCCATCGAGGTCGACTTGGCCGACCCCGTGACCAACGGTGCCGAAGTGGTGATTCTCGACGACGACGAGGAACAGCAGGCGTTGGTTCAGGCCGAGGCCGAGCTGGCTGTCGCCGAGGCGGGGCTGACCGAGGCGAGAGACGCACTGGAGATCGCGGAACGCAAGATGCAACGACAGACCCTCCTCCGCGAGAGGGGGGTTGCCTCGGAAGCGCAGATGGACACCGTCCGCGCCGAGCAGCTGGCCGCCCGTTCGCGCGTCGCCGTGGCGGAGGCTCAACGCGAACGCGCACGCGCTACCCTGCAGACCGCACGCATCCGACTCGGTTACACACGCGTTATGGCGGCATGGGAAGCGGGTGATGACCGGCGGGTCGTTGCGCAACGCTACGTCGAGCAGGGGGACACCGTCGCGGCCAACACGACCCTCCTGACCATCGTTGAACTCGACCCCATCAAAGCTGTCGTCTTCGTCACCGAGCGTGACTACGCACGACTCCGCCCCGGCCAGCACGTCACCATCAGTACCGACAGCTACGAGGACCGCGTCTTTACCGGAAAGGTGGCCCGCGTTTCTCCGGTCTTCGAATCAAGCTCGCGTCAGGCGCGTGTCGAGCTGCTCGTCCCGAACCCCGGGCGTCTGCTCAAACCCGGTATGTTCGTTCGCGCCGAGACGATTCTCGACGCGGCCCAGGACGCAACCATCGTGCCCTCCGGCGCACTGGTCCGCAGGGCCGATCGCCCCGTCCTCTTCCTCCTCGACGAACAGGCGATGCGGGTCCGCATGTCGCCCGTCGAGACGGGCATCGAGAGCGGCGGACGCGTTCAGATCCTCACCAGCGACCTGAGCGGGCGTGTTGTCACACTCGGGCACCAGCTTCTTGACGATGGGTCGAGCGTGACCGTCCCGGCCGACGAGAAACCCGTGACGCCACCGGAGGATCCGACCGGCTCATGA
- a CDS encoding efflux RND transporter permease subunit codes for MNLPRFSVRRPVLVSMVALIVIVVGCVALSKLQIDLLPEVELPRLTVRTGYEDASPEVMERLVTRIVEEIVATVPGVEEMTSSSSEGNSAVRLTFSPDTDIDTAALDVQARLEDELNEFPDDIQRPRVSKFDIGSFPVVILGISSDLDPIELTELVENQIRYRFGRIPGVAQVDPWGGFNREIRIELDVDRVRALGLPLNDLLQTIRDANIDLPTGSINQGRYEVMLRAPAEFQSLDEIRDLVVATRDDVAVTLGQVATVKDTYERLTRLIRVNGKPGLRLAIRKESGANTVEVSGAILQEIERVARDFPQIEIVPVSNQGNFIERSIQNVSRSVLYGGLLAVLVLLYFLRDVRSTSVIALSIPISVLATLAVVYINGLTINLMTLGGLALGVGMMVDSSIVVLENIYRRRREESETPSQAAIRGTREVGTAIIASTITTLVVFLPIVFVEGVTGMLFKEFAYVVVIALLCSLAVALTLVPMLASRLMSSDHTETQTTRTRAGNGLYEHMLRTALAQRWLVLATAAGLVGLSVLVVPRIGSEFLPPSDEGEVRVTGEMEIGTRLDLVDRQTRIMEQTIVDHVPERIAQIASVGASGWRPDSGARGSIAITLMPSDQRSRSSEQIAQDLRQRLEGTIPGMTVRTRASQGQNLLTRILPDGGGISVEIRGFELDVLQELARQVAANIADIEGITDVDIGRRNGVPQEQLIIDRAKAADLGLSARRLAEVLETAISGRRAGNFQAQGNSYPIRVQISDAINLQLEEILSLTVRTPDGVDVALRNVLSVEPGRGPTVIDRKQQQRFLAVDLNVSERDMGSVAREIEQRLMTIPRPAGYDMQVAGSYREQQEAFAELLLSIALALALVYMVLASQYESLRDPFVVMLSVPLAAVGVLLTLYLTGTTLNIQSYIGCIMLGGIVVNNAILLVDQAEQLRGRGLSIQASALEAGRRRIRPILMTSTTTMLGLLPLAFGIGEGADAQAPLARAVIGGLFASMLITLIVVPVAYTLVHTEPEADRA; via the coding sequence ATGAATCTCCCACGCTTCAGCGTCCGTCGCCCCGTACTTGTCTCCATGGTCGCGCTGATCGTGATCGTGGTCGGCTGCGTCGCGCTGAGCAAACTGCAGATCGACTTGCTCCCCGAAGTCGAGTTGCCCCGACTCACCGTCCGCACCGGCTACGAGGACGCCAGCCCGGAAGTGATGGAGCGACTGGTCACCCGGATCGTCGAGGAGATTGTCGCCACCGTGCCCGGGGTTGAGGAGATGACCTCGAGCAGCTCGGAGGGGAACTCCGCCGTCCGGCTCACCTTCTCGCCCGACACCGACATCGACACCGCCGCGCTCGACGTCCAGGCACGCCTCGAAGACGAGCTCAACGAATTCCCCGACGACATCCAACGACCCCGTGTCAGCAAGTTCGACATCGGCAGCTTCCCCGTGGTCATCCTGGGCATCTCAAGCGACCTCGACCCGATCGAGCTGACCGAACTGGTCGAAAACCAGATCCGCTACCGGTTCGGACGCATCCCAGGCGTCGCGCAGGTCGACCCGTGGGGCGGCTTCAACCGCGAGATCCGCATCGAGCTGGACGTCGACCGCGTCCGCGCCCTCGGCCTCCCCCTCAACGACCTGCTCCAGACCATCCGCGACGCCAACATCGACCTGCCCACCGGAAGCATCAACCAGGGACGCTACGAGGTCATGCTCCGAGCCCCTGCCGAATTCCAGAGCCTCGACGAGATCCGCGATCTCGTCGTCGCCACCCGCGATGACGTCGCCGTCACACTCGGTCAGGTCGCCACGGTCAAGGACACCTACGAGCGACTGACACGACTGATCCGGGTCAACGGCAAACCCGGCCTGAGACTGGCCATTCGCAAGGAGTCGGGCGCGAACACCGTGGAGGTCTCCGGCGCCATCCTCCAGGAGATCGAGCGGGTCGCACGCGACTTCCCGCAGATCGAGATCGTCCCCGTCAGCAACCAGGGCAACTTCATCGAGCGATCCATCCAGAACGTCTCACGCTCCGTACTCTACGGCGGCCTGCTCGCCGTCCTCGTGCTTCTCTACTTCCTGCGTGACGTGCGCAGCACCTCGGTGATCGCCCTGTCCATCCCCATCTCGGTCCTCGCCACACTCGCCGTGGTCTATATCAACGGATTAACGATCAACCTCATGACACTCGGCGGATTGGCGCTCGGCGTCGGGATGATGGTCGACAGTTCCATCGTCGTGCTCGAGAACATCTACCGACGACGCCGAGAAGAGAGCGAGACACCCTCACAGGCCGCCATCCGCGGCACACGCGAGGTCGGCACCGCCATCATCGCGAGCACCATCACCACCCTTGTCGTCTTCCTGCCGATCGTCTTCGTCGAGGGCGTGACCGGCATGCTCTTCAAGGAGTTTGCCTACGTTGTTGTCATCGCGCTGCTCTGCTCACTCGCGGTCGCGCTCACACTTGTCCCGATGCTCGCCTCCCGGCTCATGTCGAGCGATCACACCGAGACACAAACCACAAGAACGCGCGCAGGTAACGGCCTCTACGAGCACATGCTGCGCACGGCACTCGCTCAGCGCTGGCTGGTCCTGGCGACCGCCGCCGGACTCGTAGGCCTGTCCGTCCTCGTCGTGCCGCGTATCGGCTCGGAGTTCCTGCCGCCCAGCGACGAAGGCGAGGTGCGCGTCACCGGCGAGATGGAGATCGGCACCCGACTCGATCTCGTCGACCGGCAGACACGCATCATGGAACAGACGATCGTCGACCACGTCCCCGAACGCATCGCACAGATCGCCAGCGTCGGCGCCTCGGGCTGGCGACCCGACTCCGGCGCACGCGGCTCGATCGCCATCACCCTCATGCCCTCCGACCAGCGAAGCCGCAGCAGCGAGCAGATCGCCCAGGATCTCCGCCAACGACTCGAAGGCACCATCCCCGGCATGACCGTCCGCACCCGCGCCTCACAGGGTCAGAACCTGCTCACACGCATACTGCCCGACGGCGGAGGGATCTCCGTCGAGATACGGGGCTTCGAACTCGACGTGCTCCAGGAACTCGCGCGACAGGTCGCCGCAAACATCGCCGACATCGAGGGCATCACCGACGTCGACATCGGACGACGCAATGGCGTCCCGCAGGAACAACTCATCATCGACCGCGCCAAGGCCGCCGATCTCGGCCTCTCCGCACGACGACTCGCCGAAGTACTGGAGACCGCGATCTCAGGCAGACGGGCCGGCAACTTCCAGGCACAGGGCAACAGCTATCCCATCCGCGTGCAGATCAGTGACGCCATCAACCTGCAACTCGAAGAGATCCTCAGCCTGACCGTCCGGACACCCGACGGCGTCGACGTCGCCCTGCGCAACGTCCTCAGCGTCGAACCCGGACGAGGCCCGACCGTGATCGACCGAAAGCAGCAGCAGCGATTCCTTGCTGTCGACCTCAACGTCAGCGAACGCGACATGGGATCGGTCGCCCGGGAGATCGAACAACGACTGATGACCATCCCAAGGCCGGCAGGCTACGACATGCAGGTCGCGGGCAGCTATCGTGAGCAGCAGGAAGCCTTCGCAGAACTGCTCCTGAGCATCGCACTCGCCCTCGCCCTGGTCTATATGGTCCTTGCCAGCCAGTACGAATCGCTACGCGACCCCTTCGTCGTCATGCTCTCGGTGCCGCTCGCTGCTGTCGGCGTCCTCCTGACCCTCTACCTCACGGGCACAACGCTCAACATCCAGAGCTATATCGGCTGCATCATGCTCGGCGGCATCGTCGTCAATAACGCCATCCTCCTCGTCGATCAGGCCGAGCAGCTGCGAGGCCGGGGTCTGTCGATACAGGCGTCGGCACTCGAAGCCGGACGCCGACGCATCCGCCCCATCCTCATGACATCCACCACCACCATGCTCGGGCTGCTGCCGCTCGCATTCGGGATAGGCGAGGGTGCCGACGCGCAGGCCCCGCTCGCCCGAGCCGTCATCGGCGGGCTCTTCGCCTCCATGCTGATCACCCTGATCGTCGTCCCGGTCGCCTACACACTGGTCCACACCGAACCGGAGGCAGACCGGGCATGA
- a CDS encoding TolC family protein: MSHQPTHRAAVILLCLALGGCLQSEDTPFLQPDWEQALREADRDEDATQQPTSIRNEEQTRLTATSLLRDDGVLGLSIEHAAMLALSGNRDLAVQQFQPVIVGANERIERGVFDPEFFASADFSEERASEVNRATGTRFNVEGEDTTAQAGIRQTLPTGTDIELDASFDREVSNRTPKQQETRIGLTVTQQLLRDAGPAVNLARIRQARIDTRASVFELRGYAETLLAEVESAYWRYVLARERIAIFQRSVDVARQQRDEVEQRIEVGVLAETLGAAARAEVALRELALIDARSDLKRQRLQLLRLINPDVESPLAPSLDLMTSPVTTPEPIDDLPDRIELAEFRRPDLAEAKLRLEQGRLETLITRNGVLPRLEVFIALGKSGFGDTASDSVRQLDEDSYDLGFGISLSQSLGNDAAIGRRNAAYATRRQSAAAVENLRQLIRLDVLIAANEVERSREQIDATTTARQLQEDTVRAEVERFEAGASTALLVAQAQRDLIQAQVAEVEAVVAYRLAIIQLYLAEGSLLDRRGYALDTDQTL, translated from the coding sequence ATGAGCCACCAGCCGACACACCGCGCAGCCGTAATCCTGCTCTGTCTCGCACTCGGCGGATGCCTCCAGTCCGAGGACACACCCTTCCTGCAACCCGACTGGGAACAGGCCCTGCGTGAGGCGGACCGCGACGAGGACGCGACGCAGCAGCCGACGAGCATCCGAAACGAGGAACAAACCAGACTCACCGCCACCTCGCTGCTCCGAGACGACGGGGTGCTGGGCCTCTCCATCGAACACGCCGCGATGCTCGCCCTGTCGGGCAACCGCGACCTCGCCGTGCAGCAGTTCCAGCCCGTCATCGTCGGCGCCAACGAGCGGATCGAGCGTGGCGTCTTCGACCCCGAATTCTTCGCCTCGGCCGACTTCTCCGAAGAACGCGCCTCCGAGGTCAACCGCGCCACCGGCACACGGTTCAACGTCGAAGGCGAGGACACCACCGCCCAGGCCGGCATCCGCCAGACGCTGCCAACCGGCACCGACATCGAACTCGACGCCAGCTTCGACCGCGAGGTCTCCAACCGGACGCCCAAGCAGCAGGAGACCCGTATCGGCCTGACCGTCACCCAGCAACTGCTCCGCGACGCCGGCCCCGCCGTCAACCTCGCACGCATCCGACAGGCACGCATCGACACCCGAGCCTCGGTCTTCGAGCTCCGAGGCTACGCCGAGACCCTCCTCGCGGAGGTCGAGTCCGCCTACTGGCGATACGTCCTCGCACGCGAGCGCATCGCCATCTTCCAACGCTCCGTCGACGTGGCCCGACAGCAACGCGACGAGGTCGAGCAGCGTATCGAGGTCGGCGTCCTCGCCGAAACCCTCGGCGCCGCCGCCCGCGCCGAGGTCGCACTCCGCGAGCTCGCGCTCATCGACGCACGCAGCGACCTGAAACGCCAGCGCCTGCAACTGCTACGCCTCATCAACCCCGACGTCGAAAGCCCGCTCGCACCGTCCCTGGACCTGATGACCAGTCCCGTCACCACGCCTGAACCGATCGACGACCTCCCCGATCGCATCGAACTGGCCGAATTCAGACGACCCGATCTGGCCGAGGCAAAGCTCCGACTCGAACAGGGACGACTCGAAACGCTTATCACCCGCAACGGCGTCCTGCCTCGGCTTGAAGTCTTCATAGCACTCGGCAAGAGCGGGTTCGGCGACACCGCCAGCGACAGCGTCAGGCAACTCGACGAGGATAGCTACGACCTCGGCTTCGGCATCAGCCTCAGCCAGTCACTCGGAAACGACGCAGCCATCGGTCGACGCAATGCCGCCTACGCCACCCGCCGACAGTCCGCCGCCGCCGTCGAAAACCTCCGCCAACTGATTCGACTCGACGTCCTGATCGCCGCCAACGAGGTCGAACGCTCACGCGAACAGATCGATGCCACCACCACCGCACGCCAACTCCAGGAAGACACCGTCCGCGCCGAGGTGGAGCGCTTCGAGGCCGGCGCCAGCACCGCGCTGCTCGTCGCCCAGGCACAACGCGATCTCATCCAGGCGCAGGTCGCAGAGGTCGAAGCCGTGGTCGCCTACCGACTCGCGATCATCCAGCTCTACCTCGCCGAGGGCTCGCTCCTGGATCGACGGGGCTACGCCTTGGACACCGACCAGACGCTCTGA
- a CDS encoding heparinase II/III family protein: protein MPADNAIETRIRKGLFATTDPSASIILSPKRVDDLRALRRRDPRLEQYIRQVLNRAEACLSGDPLPEQWYGSGDYRHMLETSRDAVHRVTHLGLAWQLTGERRYSNRLAEVARAACAMESWWPRHFLDTAEMMTAMALALAWGGDGLDPSTRSRITEALVDKGLTQARAAYRDDWPHLQWPTETSNWNIICNTGVILASLACHRTHTDLAVELIAKARQTLVNGLKPFAPQGNYPEGTVYWAYATRYLALLGSALQTALGDDLDVLAMPGVRQTADYPRRMRSPTGHTVCFGDQIFEDTASHRGVSLLYFAQAFDDPRLAAAEHEHLQSHPHDASPLHVAWFTPYEPGATSGPLLDLLEGETPLAIMRTNWSDPNAAFMSVKGGRNRANHNNLDLGVIEYHALGERWVVDLGREDYRLPGYWEVEDPDHPGQPGRRFDWFRCSTAGHSLPTIDGRQQALDGEAALIPQAEQGGIVGCRVDLTGAYAGQAQRVDRAVTFDTASGRGEVCDTVVLSAPAEVVWCLVIEAEVQVLSQRRLTLSQNGKHITLDLDPPAGGELRIESAHRQEPEAPNHGVSLVQVRLCAEAGEWTLRSALTPSPPDVNQG, encoded by the coding sequence ATGCCGGCAGACAACGCGATCGAGACCCGCATCAGGAAGGGCCTGTTTGCGACGACAGACCCCTCGGCGAGCATCATCCTCTCACCCAAACGTGTCGATGACCTTCGCGCCCTGCGTCGTCGCGACCCGCGCCTGGAACAGTACATCCGGCAGGTCCTGAACCGGGCCGAAGCCTGCCTGTCCGGCGATCCTCTGCCCGAGCAGTGGTACGGATCCGGCGATTACAGGCACATGCTCGAAACCAGCCGTGACGCGGTCCATCGCGTCACCCACCTCGGCCTGGCGTGGCAACTCACCGGCGAGCGTCGCTACAGCAACCGCCTCGCGGAAGTCGCACGCGCGGCATGCGCCATGGAATCATGGTGGCCGCGTCACTTCCTCGACACCGCCGAGATGATGACGGCCATGGCGCTCGCGCTGGCGTGGGGTGGCGACGGCCTGGACCCCTCCACACGCTCAAGGATCACCGAGGCACTGGTCGACAAGGGGCTGACGCAGGCTAGAGCGGCCTACCGCGACGACTGGCCCCACCTGCAATGGCCCACCGAAACCAGCAACTGGAACATCATCTGCAACACCGGCGTCATCCTCGCGAGCCTCGCCTGCCACCGCACGCACACCGACCTCGCCGTCGAACTGATCGCCAAGGCACGCCAGACACTCGTCAACGGGCTGAAGCCCTTTGCACCGCAGGGCAACTACCCCGAGGGCACCGTCTACTGGGCTTACGCAACACGCTACCTGGCCTTACTCGGCTCGGCGCTGCAAACCGCGCTGGGCGATGACCTCGACGTACTCGCGATGCCCGGCGTTCGCCAGACCGCCGATTACCCCCGACGCATGCGCTCGCCAACGGGCCACACCGTCTGCTTCGGCGACCAGATCTTCGAGGACACCGCCAGTCATCGTGGCGTCAGCCTCCTCTACTTCGCGCAGGCCTTCGACGACCCACGCCTCGCCGCCGCCGAGCACGAGCACCTGCAGAGCCACCCCCACGACGCCTCGCCGCTGCACGTCGCGTGGTTCACGCCCTACGAACCGGGTGCAACCAGCGGCCCGCTGCTCGACCTGCTCGAGGGAGAGACCCCGCTCGCGATCATGCGCACGAACTGGTCCGACCCCAACGCGGCCTTCATGAGTGTCAAGGGCGGACGCAACCGTGCCAACCACAACAACCTCGACCTCGGCGTCATCGAGTACCACGCGCTCGGCGAACGCTGGGTCGTCGATCTCGGACGAGAGGACTACCGACTACCGGGCTACTGGGAGGTCGAAGACCCCGACCATCCGGGACAACCGGGACGTCGCTTCGACTGGTTCCGTTGCTCGACCGCTGGGCACAGCCTGCCCACGATCGATGGCCGCCAGCAAGCGCTCGATGGCGAGGCCGCCTTGATCCCGCAAGCCGAGCAGGGGGGTATCGTCGGCTGCCGTGTTGACCTCACCGGCGCCTACGCGGGGCAGGCGCAACGGGTCGATCGCGCGGTGACCTTCGACACCGCGAGCGGGAGGGGCGAGGTGTGTGACACCGTCGTCTTGTCGGCTCCCGCAGAGGTGGTCTGGTGCCTCGTGATTGAAGCGGAGGTTCAGGTTCTATCCCAACGACGCCTGACCCTGAGTCAGAACGGCAAGCACATCACCCTCGATCTTGACCCGCCGGCCGGCGGAGAACTGCGGATTGAATCGGCCCACCGGCAAGAGCCTGAGGCCCCGAACCACGGCGTCTCTCTTGTTCAGGTACGGCTCTGTGCCGAGGCAGGGGAATGGACTCTGCGATCGGCGCTCACGCCCAGCCCGCCCGATGTCAATCAGGGGTAA
- a CDS encoding LacI family DNA-binding transcriptional regulator, with protein MAVTASDIARKLGISRQTVSKVLVGGKTNVRVSDRMATRIQKVADELGYRPNTAARLVSQGRRGSIDLLMSTERGSSVLPIALINSIHDKLIGLDLQLTVTRLPDSQLTDASYVPKILREHCADGILINYTHHVPVDLPPLLDKHKIPAVWINIRRENNCVYPDEVAGTRKATEHLLGLGHTKIAFHILSEHGHFSECDRRLGYELAMRDAGLMPQVVRAGARPRQECDAHPLQDDRLERVLAWLKKPDRPTAIVAYAPIDTVVIAYAAAQLGLTLGRDLSLVGVSDDGVTNPLGIAMTQLVTPQAELGANGIRMLMRQIETPALPLDPRPVEVPLTLGHSTGRHESTVRGAR; from the coding sequence GTGGCCGTAACCGCATCCGACATCGCCCGAAAGCTAGGCATCTCACGGCAGACCGTGAGCAAGGTGCTCGTCGGCGGCAAGACCAACGTCCGCGTCAGCGACCGCATGGCCACCCGAATCCAGAAGGTCGCCGACGAACTCGGATACCGTCCCAACACCGCCGCCCGTCTCGTTTCCCAGGGCCGAAGAGGGTCGATCGACCTGCTGATGTCCACCGAACGCGGGTCCAGCGTGCTGCCCATCGCCCTGATCAACAGCATCCACGACAAGCTCATCGGCCTCGACCTCCAGCTGACCGTCACTAGGCTGCCCGACAGCCAACTCACCGACGCCAGCTACGTCCCCAAGATCCTGCGCGAGCACTGCGCCGACGGCATCCTGATCAACTACACGCACCACGTGCCCGTGGATCTGCCGCCCCTGCTCGACAAGCACAAGATCCCCGCCGTCTGGATCAACATCCGTCGCGAGAACAACTGCGTCTACCCCGACGAGGTCGCGGGGACGCGAAAAGCCACCGAGCACCTGCTCGGACTCGGACACACGAAGATCGCCTTCCACATCCTCTCCGAGCACGGTCACTTCAGCGAGTGCGACCGACGCCTCGGCTACGAGCTCGCCATGCGCGACGCGGGCCTGATGCCTCAGGTCGTTCGCGCCGGCGCACGCCCGCGTCAGGAGTGTGACGCCCACCCGCTTCAGGACGACCGGCTCGAGCGTGTTCTCGCCTGGCTCAAAAAACCCGATCGCCCCACCGCCATCGTCGCCTACGCACCGATCGATACCGTCGTGATCGCCTACGCCGCCGCACAACTCGGCCTCACACTCGGACGCGATCTCTCACTCGTCGGCGTCAGCGACGACGGCGTCACCAACCCGCTGGGCATCGCGATGACCCAACTCGTCACGCCGCAGGCCGAACTGGGCGCCAACGGCATCCGGATGCTCATGCGGCAGATCGAAACACCGGCGCTGCCGCTGGACCCACGCCCCGTCGAGGTCCCGCTGACACTCGGGCACTCCACCGGTCGCCACGAATCAACCGTTCGGGGGGCACGATGA
- a CDS encoding PEP-CTERM sorting domain-containing protein: MKTRSASYLIAAIAALPVASATAGVITFDPADGYTLGSSLVVHPDWAGDGSLYSVTSLGGGNGAAQSAATNQTNFANNRYTPDAGFLGTPDTTTAGNVYDFSFQIRNDASLGSFDWGVAHRIRIGGSDSAPMIQFQIFDLGVVQYNNGGGSTSVTNINDARFDMDDATGRFITVEGSIDIDAGTYDLSFDGVVQGTGLGLMNVPSDFGQITLQWGPSNLAPDYRQISLDNLAIDAVPVPEPASFGLGLLGMSIVALRRAR, from the coding sequence ATGAAGACTCGCTCCGCCTCGTACCTGATCGCGGCCATCGCCGCACTCCCCGTCGCCTCGGCAACCGCCGGCGTTATCACCTTTGACCCCGCCGACGGATACACCCTCGGCAGCTCTCTCGTCGTCCATCCCGACTGGGCCGGCGACGGGTCGCTCTACAGCGTCACGTCACTCGGTGGCGGCAACGGCGCCGCCCAGAGCGCCGCCACCAACCAGACCAACTTCGCCAACAACCGCTACACCCCCGACGCCGGCTTCCTCGGCACCCCCGACACCACCACCGCCGGCAATGTCTACGACTTCAGCTTCCAAATCCGCAACGACGCCTCGCTCGGCTCGTTCGACTGGGGCGTGGCCCACCGCATCCGCATCGGCGGCAGCGACTCGGCCCCGATGATCCAGTTCCAGATCTTTGACCTCGGCGTCGTGCAGTACAACAACGGCGGCGGCTCCACCAGCGTCACCAATATCAACGACGCCCGCTTCGATATGGACGACGCCACCGGACGCTTCATCACCGTCGAGGGCTCCATCGACATCGATGCCGGCACCTACGACCTGAGCTTCGACGGCGTGGTCCAGGGAACCGGGCTGGGGCTCATGAACGTCCCGTCCGACTTCGGCCAGATCACCCTCCAGTGGGGACCGAGCAACCTCGCTCCCGACTACCGCCAGATCAGCCTCGACAACCTGGCGATCGACGCCGTACCCGTTCCCGAGCCCGCGAGCTTCGGCCTGGGACTCCTCGGCATGAGCATCGTCGCGCTGCGTCGCGCTCGCTGA
- a CDS encoding type II secretion system protein, which yields MNHQRRAFTLIELLVVISIIALLIGILLPALGAARASARNTQCLSNLRQVGIGMYAYLTDNKDQIVPGRSITPGTGGDVLEVHYAAILSQTGYGVADDVLDNPDDLSGNTMFRCPEGLDEVKVPGDPAAPQSQTDEEGLKGWRAFFAYRGQTRARVDTWYGVNTMQMDNAVGAYYFESFPMSDVTPQQPMTQKITKIHEPSKTAMIYDGIEVHNGNFNRLSLRHGGQSSMNVLLADGHVEGYQESEVPAPGTGIGSPWPTSIGNLGDFPALNWRINKP from the coding sequence ATGAACCATCAGCGACGCGCCTTCACGCTCATCGAACTCCTGGTCGTGATCTCGATTATCGCGTTGCTGATCGGGATCCTCCTGCCCGCGCTCGGCGCGGCCCGAGCCTCGGCACGCAACACCCAGTGCCTCTCCAACCTACGCCAGGTCGGCATCGGCATGTACGCCTACCTGACCGACAACAAAGACCAGATCGTCCCCGGACGATCCATCACACCCGGCACCGGCGGCGACGTCCTCGAGGTCCACTACGCCGCCATCCTCTCGCAGACCGGCTACGGCGTCGCCGACGACGTCCTCGACAACCCCGATGACCTCTCCGGAAACACCATGTTCCGATGCCCCGAGGGACTCGACGAGGTCAAGGTGCCCGGCGATCCCGCGGCGCCCCAAAGCCAGACGGACGAGGAGGGGCTCAAGGGCTGGCGGGCCTTCTTCGCCTACAGAGGCCAGACCCGCGCACGCGTCGATACCTGGTATGGCGTCAACACCATGCAGATGGACAACGCCGTCGGAGCCTACTACTTCGAGTCCTTCCCCATGTCCGACGTCACGCCCCAACAACCCATGACTCAGAAGATCACCAAAATCCACGAACCCTCCAAAACCGCGATGATCTACGACGGCATCGAGGTTCACAACGGCAACTTCAACCGACTCAGCCTCCGCCACGGCGGGCAGTCGTCCATGAATGTTCTGCTGGCAGACGGACACGTCGAGGGCTATCAGGAAAGCGAAGTCCCCGCGCCCGGCACCGGGATCGGAAGCCCCTGGCCAACCTCCATCGGCAACCTTGGCGACTTCCCGGCCCTCAACTGGCGCATCAACAAGCCCTGA